The segment TTCTTTCAGAAAAACTAATGTCCTCTTCAACAGAGGCCAAGATTTAAATGTTGACATCTAAACTAAATGGAAAATCTTGCAAAGACAgatagaatttgaaaaaaagacGTGATTTACTTGAAGTTGCAAACCTATGTTTATCACGGAGAGAACTTGCCTCTTATTCCCTAAACTAATACTGACAAAAACTTGCTTTCTTCGACCAGTATGTACATACTCCTCTAAATTGAAACATCTTCCATCATTAAAAGATATTCTTAGTGAGAGTTTGCAAGCCAACTGAGTGACACTTGGGAAGATCTGCAGTTTTCAGCTCAATCAAGTTCTTTGCGGGATTCACAAACTTATCATACCTGGAATAACTTTAACTTGAATTCCCTTTTGTTGGAGAAAATCCATCTCTTCTCCTCCTCGTCCAAATACCTGATATTCCAACAAATGCTCCAAACTTTCAACTCTGTAATTATTAAAAAACCCACTATATAGAAATGTATAAGCATACACCAAACACCTAATCCAGAGACATACCAATGGGTCACCTCCTTTTAGTCTCACAACATTGGCCCCAGCTTCAGCAAAACTCAGAAGCAACTCATGAATTTCTTCCTGTGAAATGCAAAATACACAAAGATGTCATAAGCAAATTGCAAGCTGACTTGTTAACATGATCACATgcagaagaaaaatattcaGCAAATTAAGAAGCTTGTAGCATTTAGATTTTCAACCATCAATGCCACCAATAATGCATAGACTAAATTATACCACTTGAGCCATGAGATATCATATCTAGGCTAATTCAGGTATCAGCTAAACACACAGAAAAGTAGAAAGGCTATAGCTTTTCCACCATTACCATAGAAGCCAATCCCACTATTGCCTTTCAGaactatatatattctttttgagAATACCCCAGCACTGAGAACAATGGTTGGAAAGCCAATTTTCACATAGAAGTTCTTTATAGTTTTCATCCAACCATCCCAAGCATTTTCTAAATGATTAAGTTCCCACTATTAGCAGCCCAAATGTCACCAGTTTGACAACAAAAGCATCATTCCACTTGAAGGAAATTCATGCATCAATGAAAGACTTAAAGTTGTCCATACAAGGACCAACATCACTCAAATTTATGATGCATTTTCAACTATAAATCTAGAACTCAGTCCACTTTAAGGAATCTAAAATCCTCAAATCAAACAAACATAAGCAGATATGTTCAATAACAACCAAAGAAATTGCACAAACCTGAGTTCTGCTATGATAACCAGCAGTTTTACCAACATAGAGAAGCCTAGCATCAGGACCAACCAAATCCAAGACTTCATTAGAAACCAATCTATCATACAACAAAAGATCAGCATTCTGAATAACTCTCAAAGCCTTAACAGTCAACAACTCAGGATCACCTGGTCCAGTACCCACCAAGAACACATTCCCAGGCCCTTTTCTATCACACCCTCCTTCCCCTTCTCTCTTCTCCCTCAAAACCTGAAGCATTTTCTTCAGTTCAGGCAGCTGCAAAGCTATGTCATAGTCCCTCACGTAGCTAGGATCAGGTAAAATTGGGCAAGAACTAGATTGTTGCTCCAATTCATTCTTGTATATCCAACTATCCCTTTGGTATCTCTCAATTGAATGCTTCTCAGTAAAAggggaagaagaagatgatgatgcATAGTTAATACAGCAAACAGGATTAACAcaaaaagatttgatttttgtcAATTGGGTTGCTccagaagaagatgaaattgaagGAATTCTACTCACAAGAGCCATACCCTTTTCTTTTCAAGAAGATGAGGGACACACACCCCAGTGAGAGTTAAAGGTGTAaactttttttctctaaaatgTAGAGTAGATTTCAGAGGGAATAATATATGTGTCAAAAAGGGACAACCTTTAATTTATGAACTTTAAAGGGTCATGAGAAGGCAATTTTCAGTAGCTTTTGATGGTTTGAAAGAGACAACCATCaaaaacaaatcaagaaatgagCCAACTTGAGCCCCTTAAAGCCCCAACCAGGATATCTTGACCTTTGGAAGGAGGCGGCGCGAGGGGGGTGGGTAAGACGAGGCAAATAAACTTGTACTTGCTCACTATGAAGAAGGCCTCAATGTCGACCAAATGCAttcaactaaaaattaaaattatgagatCTATCTTGCAAATTTCGAATTTGATACTCCCTTcgttccaaaaaaattaatctagtttgatttgaaacaaaatttaaaaaaaagaaagaaactttttagtcttgtggttctaaattaaagttatgttaaatgtattaaaatgtctttaatcTTGTGGCTTTAATAATCCTatgtgaaaagttaaagttaaagtgttgcaaaaaagaaaagaggtcattttttaaaaaaataaactaaaaagaaaatatagaaattcttttttaaacggagggagtactaGATTATACATTCTCCGTTTGAAGATAGTTATCATATTTCATTGTTCGAAAgtaaattttactaattttaaaatctaaattttatttaattaattcgaaattttaaaattaaaaaaaatacaaatagtactaggaatttttttctcatattaatataagcaagaatatattttaaaatattaattgatatttatattattcaactaaaaaaacaatttaaaagaaattaggATGAGCATCATAAACTAGGAACCACTTTATAATGACAAATAACATACCTACGTAGACAATTTTTTGAGCAAGTATCCAAAGTCCGAACTATTATCTCAAATTTAAGGTAcatttttaaatagaaaaagaatgtaaaaaaaagaagaggttgaaaaagtttaaaaaagaaaa is part of the Solanum lycopersicum chromosome 1, SLM_r2.1 genome and harbors:
- the LOC101261158 gene encoding S-adenosyl-L-methionine-dependent uroporphyrinogen III methyltransferase, chloroplastic gives rise to the protein MALVSRIPSISSSSGATQLTKIKSFCVNPVCCINYASSSSSSPFTEKHSIERYQRDSWIYKNELEQQSSSCPILPDPSYVRDYDIALQLPELKKMLQVLREKREGEGGCDRKGPGNVFLVGTGPGDPELLTVKALRVIQNADLLLYDRLVSNEVLDLVGPDARLLYVGKTAGYHSRTQEEIHELLLSFAEAGANVVRLKGGDPLVFGRGGEEMDFLQQKGIQVKVIPGITAASGISAELGIPLTHRGVANSVRFLTGHSRKGGTDPLFVAENAADPDSTLVVYMGLSTLPSLASKLIHHGLPTDTPAVAIERGTTPQQRMVFAELKNLADDIVSHQLESPTLIIIGKVVALSPLWPHSTEESPVLVETKSSINTLQ